From the Corticium candelabrum chromosome 2, ooCorCand1.1, whole genome shotgun sequence genome, one window contains:
- the LOC134176153 gene encoding sushi, von Willebrand factor type A, EGF and pentraxin domain-containing protein 1-like isoform X1, which produces MSSFQAWVEVHLAVCHTVIMKNTGIVLWCWCLVVPLVLSDKCPHFYNLANGYFEKYSRNVSYVMNFNCDEGYHLEGSRISTCMRSENNVTYWTNPLPKCVRGMIVVTCQPLPQQYGKCVAPTLTAGSEVHCFCDFGYRMVGNWMGTCLKTGAWSNSNVTCVPKKCPPLRQLANGKCQETGHTFGSKRSCFCNTGYTILGSPSGTCLDSEKWNNSDIVCAPDALLSLNCSNTLEPVLNGYVSYSKTDFTLGTTASFLCHGGYVINGTATLLCTLEGSTAVWSHKPPTCDIKSCPVLSQPLNCNLSSFDNHYGVSVTYNCHWGFQLRYGSKTRMCQSSGQWSGTEPYCQHGCAESNCRVTEECVIDSNGQGVCECLPKSQCPSDYTPVCGTNGVQENNKCLLKVKSCHSHEHDVDIAANDTCEFGGVCSLSIPSAPSGITCRATVYRFWFNSTSQQCERYEHGNCLEGHNTFFTEVDCAQKCIQTDVCNLPYDAGKCNYLNEERYFFNTTTQRCESFTYGGCFGNENNFLKEQQCKEKCTCVSPHTLAVALSRRDAVVLVRVSSARKEKNGDVSYTVKVAAMCSSAQGVSIPVDATKTSLLVVESTQGRLQCPQFVKGKTYGVAVNVVSSSADLLELRVNKSFYVEEATVCPS; this is translated from the exons ACAAATGTCCTCATTTCTACAATTTGGCAAATGGCTATTTTGAGAAGTATTCAAGAAATGTCAGTTATGTCATGAACTTCAACTGTGATGAGGGATATCATCTTGAGGGCTCGCGAATTTCTACTTGTATGAGGTCAGAAAACAATGTGACTTACTGGACTAACCCTCTTCCAAAATGTGTGCGCGGTATGATTG TTGTAACATGTCAACCACTTCCGCAGCAGTATGGCAAGTGTGTTGCACCTACATTGACAGCTGGCAGTGAAGTTCATTGTTTCtgtgactttggataccgaaTGGTCGGAAACTGGATGGGAACTTGCTTGAAGACCGGAGCATGGAGCAACAGCAACGTTACGTGTGTTCCTAAGA AATGTCCACCATTGCGACAGCTTGCGAACGGTAAATGCCAGGAGACTGGACATACATTCGGCAGTAAGCGCAGTTGTTTTTGCAACACTGGGTATACAATTTTGGGAAGTCCTTCGGGAACCTGCTTGGATAGTGAAAAATGGAATAACAGTGATATTGTCTGTGCTCCAGATG CCTTATTGTCTCTAAACTGTTCAAACACATTGGAACCAGTGCTCAATGGCTACGTCAGTTACAGCAAGACAGATTTCACTCTTGGAACCACAGCATCATTTCTTTGTCATGGTGGTTATGTGATTAATGGAACTGCAACTTTATTATGCACGTTGGAAGGCTCTACAGCAGTGTGGTCACATAAGCCACCGACTTGTGACA taAAAAGTTGCCCTGTGTTGTCTCAACCGCTAAATTGCAACTTGTCAAGCTTTGACAACCACTATGGTGTTTCGGTGACTTACAACTGTCATTGGGGATTTCAACTGAGATATGGAAGCAAGACAAGAATGTGTCAAAGCTCAGGCCAGTGGAGTGGCACAGAACCGTATTGCCAGC ATGGATGTGCCGAGTCAAATTGCAGAGTAACAGAAGAATGTGTCATCGACAGCAATGGGCAAGGCGTGTGCGAATGCTTGCCAAAATCACAATGTCCTTCTGATTATACTCCAGTTTGTGGCACTAATGGTGTACAGGAGAACAACAAATGTCTTTTGAAAGTTAAATCTTGCCATTCTCATGAACATGATGTGGACATTGCTGCGAATGATACCTGTGAATTTG GTGGAGTGTGTAGTTTGAGCATACCTAGTGCACCTAGTGGGATCACATGTAGAGCCACTGTTTATCGTTTCTGGTTTAATTCTACTTCTCAGCAGTGTGAACGGTATGAACATGGAAACTGCTTAGAAGGACACAACACTTTCTTTACAGAAGTTGACTGTGCACAGAAATGCATTCAAA CTGACGTTTGCAATCTTCCCTACGATGCTGGCAAATGCAATTATTTAAATGAGGAGAGATATTTCTTCAACACTACAACACAACGGTGTGAGTCATTCACATATGGCGGATGCTTTGGAAATGAAAACAATTTCCTCAAGGAGCAACAGTGCAAGGAaaagtgtacatgtgtatcACCTCATACTTTGGCAGTTGCTCTGAGCAGACGTGATGCAG TCGTCTTGGTGCGTGTTTCGTCTGCTAGAAAAGAGAAGAATGGTGACGTGAGCTACACAGTAAAAGTAGCAGCCATGTGTAGTTCAGCCCAAGGTGTATCCATTCCTGTGGATGCTACCAAGACATCATTGCTGGTGGTGGAATCTACACAGGGTCGGCTTCAGTGTCCTCAGTTTGTGAAAGGCAAGACTTATGGAGTCGCAGTCAATGTAGTGTCCTCGTCGGCTGATCTGCTTGAGCTGAGAGTAAATAAAAGTTTCTACGTGGAAGAGGCAACAGTTTGTCCTAGCTAG
- the LOC134176153 gene encoding sushi, von Willebrand factor type A, EGF and pentraxin domain-containing protein 1-like isoform X2, which yields MLLCSHGDRTGILYLFQDLCGTAAGLHMWWQACCYKCPHFYNLANGYFEKYSRNVSYVMNFNCDEGYHLEGSRISTCMRSENNVTYWTNPLPKCVRGMIVVTCQPLPQQYGKCVAPTLTAGSEVHCFCDFGYRMVGNWMGTCLKTGAWSNSNVTCVPKKCPPLRQLANGKCQETGHTFGSKRSCFCNTGYTILGSPSGTCLDSEKWNNSDIVCAPDALLSLNCSNTLEPVLNGYVSYSKTDFTLGTTASFLCHGGYVINGTATLLCTLEGSTAVWSHKPPTCDIKSCPVLSQPLNCNLSSFDNHYGVSVTYNCHWGFQLRYGSKTRMCQSSGQWSGTEPYCQHGCAESNCRVTEECVIDSNGQGVCECLPKSQCPSDYTPVCGTNGVQENNKCLLKVKSCHSHEHDVDIAANDTCEFGGVCSLSIPSAPSGITCRATVYRFWFNSTSQQCERYEHGNCLEGHNTFFTEVDCAQKCIQTDVCNLPYDAGKCNYLNEERYFFNTTTQRCESFTYGGCFGNENNFLKEQQCKEKCTCVSPHTLAVALSRRDAVVLVRVSSARKEKNGDVSYTVKVAAMCSSAQGVSIPVDATKTSLLVVESTQGRLQCPQFVKGKTYGVAVNVVSSSADLLELRVNKSFYVEEATVCPS from the exons ATGCTTTTATGTAGCCACGGCGATCGAACTGGTATACTGTACCTCTTTCAAGACCTGTGTGGCACAGCAGCGGGGCTGCACATGTGGTGGCAAGCATGCTGTT ACAAATGTCCTCATTTCTACAATTTGGCAAATGGCTATTTTGAGAAGTATTCAAGAAATGTCAGTTATGTCATGAACTTCAACTGTGATGAGGGATATCATCTTGAGGGCTCGCGAATTTCTACTTGTATGAGGTCAGAAAACAATGTGACTTACTGGACTAACCCTCTTCCAAAATGTGTGCGCGGTATGATTG TTGTAACATGTCAACCACTTCCGCAGCAGTATGGCAAGTGTGTTGCACCTACATTGACAGCTGGCAGTGAAGTTCATTGTTTCtgtgactttggataccgaaTGGTCGGAAACTGGATGGGAACTTGCTTGAAGACCGGAGCATGGAGCAACAGCAACGTTACGTGTGTTCCTAAGA AATGTCCACCATTGCGACAGCTTGCGAACGGTAAATGCCAGGAGACTGGACATACATTCGGCAGTAAGCGCAGTTGTTTTTGCAACACTGGGTATACAATTTTGGGAAGTCCTTCGGGAACCTGCTTGGATAGTGAAAAATGGAATAACAGTGATATTGTCTGTGCTCCAGATG CCTTATTGTCTCTAAACTGTTCAAACACATTGGAACCAGTGCTCAATGGCTACGTCAGTTACAGCAAGACAGATTTCACTCTTGGAACCACAGCATCATTTCTTTGTCATGGTGGTTATGTGATTAATGGAACTGCAACTTTATTATGCACGTTGGAAGGCTCTACAGCAGTGTGGTCACATAAGCCACCGACTTGTGACA taAAAAGTTGCCCTGTGTTGTCTCAACCGCTAAATTGCAACTTGTCAAGCTTTGACAACCACTATGGTGTTTCGGTGACTTACAACTGTCATTGGGGATTTCAACTGAGATATGGAAGCAAGACAAGAATGTGTCAAAGCTCAGGCCAGTGGAGTGGCACAGAACCGTATTGCCAGC ATGGATGTGCCGAGTCAAATTGCAGAGTAACAGAAGAATGTGTCATCGACAGCAATGGGCAAGGCGTGTGCGAATGCTTGCCAAAATCACAATGTCCTTCTGATTATACTCCAGTTTGTGGCACTAATGGTGTACAGGAGAACAACAAATGTCTTTTGAAAGTTAAATCTTGCCATTCTCATGAACATGATGTGGACATTGCTGCGAATGATACCTGTGAATTTG GTGGAGTGTGTAGTTTGAGCATACCTAGTGCACCTAGTGGGATCACATGTAGAGCCACTGTTTATCGTTTCTGGTTTAATTCTACTTCTCAGCAGTGTGAACGGTATGAACATGGAAACTGCTTAGAAGGACACAACACTTTCTTTACAGAAGTTGACTGTGCACAGAAATGCATTCAAA CTGACGTTTGCAATCTTCCCTACGATGCTGGCAAATGCAATTATTTAAATGAGGAGAGATATTTCTTCAACACTACAACACAACGGTGTGAGTCATTCACATATGGCGGATGCTTTGGAAATGAAAACAATTTCCTCAAGGAGCAACAGTGCAAGGAaaagtgtacatgtgtatcACCTCATACTTTGGCAGTTGCTCTGAGCAGACGTGATGCAG TCGTCTTGGTGCGTGTTTCGTCTGCTAGAAAAGAGAAGAATGGTGACGTGAGCTACACAGTAAAAGTAGCAGCCATGTGTAGTTCAGCCCAAGGTGTATCCATTCCTGTGGATGCTACCAAGACATCATTGCTGGTGGTGGAATCTACACAGGGTCGGCTTCAGTGTCCTCAGTTTGTGAAAGGCAAGACTTATGGAGTCGCAGTCAATGTAGTGTCCTCGTCGGCTGATCTGCTTGAGCTGAGAGTAAATAAAAGTTTCTACGTGGAAGAGGCAACAGTTTGTCCTAGCTAG
- the LOC134176153 gene encoding sushi, von Willebrand factor type A, EGF and pentraxin domain-containing protein 1-like isoform X3 encodes MKNTGIVLWCWCLVVPLVLSDKCPHFYNLANGYFEKYSRNVSYVMNFNCDEGYHLEGSRISTCMRSENNVTYWTNPLPKCVRGMIVVTCQPLPQQYGKCVAPTLTAGSEVHCFCDFGYRMVGNWMGTCLKTGAWSNSNVTCVPKKCPPLRQLANGKCQETGHTFGSKRSCFCNTGYTILGSPSGTCLDSEKWNNSDIVCAPDALLSLNCSNTLEPVLNGYVSYSKTDFTLGTTASFLCHGGYVINGTATLLCTLEGSTAVWSHKPPTCDIKSCPVLSQPLNCNLSSFDNHYGVSVTYNCHWGFQLRYGSKTRMCQSSGQWSGTEPYCQHGCAESNCRVTEECVIDSNGQGVCECLPKSQCPSDYTPVCGTNGVQENNKCLLKVKSCHSHEHDVDIAANDTCEFGGVCSLSIPSAPSGITCRATVYRFWFNSTSQQCERYEHGNCLEGHNTFFTEVDCAQKCIQTDVCNLPYDAGKCNYLNEERYFFNTTTQRCESFTYGGCFGNENNFLKEQQCKEKCTCVSPHTLAVALSRRDAVVLVRVSSARKEKNGDVSYTVKVAAMCSSAQGVSIPVDATKTSLLVVESTQGRLQCPQFVKGKTYGVAVNVVSSSADLLELRVNKSFYVEEATVCPS; translated from the exons ACAAATGTCCTCATTTCTACAATTTGGCAAATGGCTATTTTGAGAAGTATTCAAGAAATGTCAGTTATGTCATGAACTTCAACTGTGATGAGGGATATCATCTTGAGGGCTCGCGAATTTCTACTTGTATGAGGTCAGAAAACAATGTGACTTACTGGACTAACCCTCTTCCAAAATGTGTGCGCGGTATGATTG TTGTAACATGTCAACCACTTCCGCAGCAGTATGGCAAGTGTGTTGCACCTACATTGACAGCTGGCAGTGAAGTTCATTGTTTCtgtgactttggataccgaaTGGTCGGAAACTGGATGGGAACTTGCTTGAAGACCGGAGCATGGAGCAACAGCAACGTTACGTGTGTTCCTAAGA AATGTCCACCATTGCGACAGCTTGCGAACGGTAAATGCCAGGAGACTGGACATACATTCGGCAGTAAGCGCAGTTGTTTTTGCAACACTGGGTATACAATTTTGGGAAGTCCTTCGGGAACCTGCTTGGATAGTGAAAAATGGAATAACAGTGATATTGTCTGTGCTCCAGATG CCTTATTGTCTCTAAACTGTTCAAACACATTGGAACCAGTGCTCAATGGCTACGTCAGTTACAGCAAGACAGATTTCACTCTTGGAACCACAGCATCATTTCTTTGTCATGGTGGTTATGTGATTAATGGAACTGCAACTTTATTATGCACGTTGGAAGGCTCTACAGCAGTGTGGTCACATAAGCCACCGACTTGTGACA taAAAAGTTGCCCTGTGTTGTCTCAACCGCTAAATTGCAACTTGTCAAGCTTTGACAACCACTATGGTGTTTCGGTGACTTACAACTGTCATTGGGGATTTCAACTGAGATATGGAAGCAAGACAAGAATGTGTCAAAGCTCAGGCCAGTGGAGTGGCACAGAACCGTATTGCCAGC ATGGATGTGCCGAGTCAAATTGCAGAGTAACAGAAGAATGTGTCATCGACAGCAATGGGCAAGGCGTGTGCGAATGCTTGCCAAAATCACAATGTCCTTCTGATTATACTCCAGTTTGTGGCACTAATGGTGTACAGGAGAACAACAAATGTCTTTTGAAAGTTAAATCTTGCCATTCTCATGAACATGATGTGGACATTGCTGCGAATGATACCTGTGAATTTG GTGGAGTGTGTAGTTTGAGCATACCTAGTGCACCTAGTGGGATCACATGTAGAGCCACTGTTTATCGTTTCTGGTTTAATTCTACTTCTCAGCAGTGTGAACGGTATGAACATGGAAACTGCTTAGAAGGACACAACACTTTCTTTACAGAAGTTGACTGTGCACAGAAATGCATTCAAA CTGACGTTTGCAATCTTCCCTACGATGCTGGCAAATGCAATTATTTAAATGAGGAGAGATATTTCTTCAACACTACAACACAACGGTGTGAGTCATTCACATATGGCGGATGCTTTGGAAATGAAAACAATTTCCTCAAGGAGCAACAGTGCAAGGAaaagtgtacatgtgtatcACCTCATACTTTGGCAGTTGCTCTGAGCAGACGTGATGCAG TCGTCTTGGTGCGTGTTTCGTCTGCTAGAAAAGAGAAGAATGGTGACGTGAGCTACACAGTAAAAGTAGCAGCCATGTGTAGTTCAGCCCAAGGTGTATCCATTCCTGTGGATGCTACCAAGACATCATTGCTGGTGGTGGAATCTACACAGGGTCGGCTTCAGTGTCCTCAGTTTGTGAAAGGCAAGACTTATGGAGTCGCAGTCAATGTAGTGTCCTCGTCGGCTGATCTGCTTGAGCTGAGAGTAAATAAAAGTTTCTACGTGGAAGAGGCAACAGTTTGTCCTAGCTAG
- the LOC134176153 gene encoding P-selectin-like isoform X4, whose product MNFNCDEGYHLEGSRISTCMRSENNVTYWTNPLPKCVRGMIVVTCQPLPQQYGKCVAPTLTAGSEVHCFCDFGYRMVGNWMGTCLKTGAWSNSNVTCVPKKCPPLRQLANGKCQETGHTFGSKRSCFCNTGYTILGSPSGTCLDSEKWNNSDIVCAPDALLSLNCSNTLEPVLNGYVSYSKTDFTLGTTASFLCHGGYVINGTATLLCTLEGSTAVWSHKPPTCDIKSCPVLSQPLNCNLSSFDNHYGVSVTYNCHWGFQLRYGSKTRMCQSSGQWSGTEPYCQHGCAESNCRVTEECVIDSNGQGVCECLPKSQCPSDYTPVCGTNGVQENNKCLLKVKSCHSHEHDVDIAANDTCEFGGVCSLSIPSAPSGITCRATVYRFWFNSTSQQCERYEHGNCLEGHNTFFTEVDCAQKCIQTDVCNLPYDAGKCNYLNEERYFFNTTTQRCESFTYGGCFGNENNFLKEQQCKEKCTCVSPHTLAVALSRRDAVVLVRVSSARKEKNGDVSYTVKVAAMCSSAQGVSIPVDATKTSLLVVESTQGRLQCPQFVKGKTYGVAVNVVSSSADLLELRVNKSFYVEEATVCPS is encoded by the exons ATGAACTTCAACTGTGATGAGGGATATCATCTTGAGGGCTCGCGAATTTCTACTTGTATGAGGTCAGAAAACAATGTGACTTACTGGACTAACCCTCTTCCAAAATGTGTGCGCGGTATGATTG TTGTAACATGTCAACCACTTCCGCAGCAGTATGGCAAGTGTGTTGCACCTACATTGACAGCTGGCAGTGAAGTTCATTGTTTCtgtgactttggataccgaaTGGTCGGAAACTGGATGGGAACTTGCTTGAAGACCGGAGCATGGAGCAACAGCAACGTTACGTGTGTTCCTAAGA AATGTCCACCATTGCGACAGCTTGCGAACGGTAAATGCCAGGAGACTGGACATACATTCGGCAGTAAGCGCAGTTGTTTTTGCAACACTGGGTATACAATTTTGGGAAGTCCTTCGGGAACCTGCTTGGATAGTGAAAAATGGAATAACAGTGATATTGTCTGTGCTCCAGATG CCTTATTGTCTCTAAACTGTTCAAACACATTGGAACCAGTGCTCAATGGCTACGTCAGTTACAGCAAGACAGATTTCACTCTTGGAACCACAGCATCATTTCTTTGTCATGGTGGTTATGTGATTAATGGAACTGCAACTTTATTATGCACGTTGGAAGGCTCTACAGCAGTGTGGTCACATAAGCCACCGACTTGTGACA taAAAAGTTGCCCTGTGTTGTCTCAACCGCTAAATTGCAACTTGTCAAGCTTTGACAACCACTATGGTGTTTCGGTGACTTACAACTGTCATTGGGGATTTCAACTGAGATATGGAAGCAAGACAAGAATGTGTCAAAGCTCAGGCCAGTGGAGTGGCACAGAACCGTATTGCCAGC ATGGATGTGCCGAGTCAAATTGCAGAGTAACAGAAGAATGTGTCATCGACAGCAATGGGCAAGGCGTGTGCGAATGCTTGCCAAAATCACAATGTCCTTCTGATTATACTCCAGTTTGTGGCACTAATGGTGTACAGGAGAACAACAAATGTCTTTTGAAAGTTAAATCTTGCCATTCTCATGAACATGATGTGGACATTGCTGCGAATGATACCTGTGAATTTG GTGGAGTGTGTAGTTTGAGCATACCTAGTGCACCTAGTGGGATCACATGTAGAGCCACTGTTTATCGTTTCTGGTTTAATTCTACTTCTCAGCAGTGTGAACGGTATGAACATGGAAACTGCTTAGAAGGACACAACACTTTCTTTACAGAAGTTGACTGTGCACAGAAATGCATTCAAA CTGACGTTTGCAATCTTCCCTACGATGCTGGCAAATGCAATTATTTAAATGAGGAGAGATATTTCTTCAACACTACAACACAACGGTGTGAGTCATTCACATATGGCGGATGCTTTGGAAATGAAAACAATTTCCTCAAGGAGCAACAGTGCAAGGAaaagtgtacatgtgtatcACCTCATACTTTGGCAGTTGCTCTGAGCAGACGTGATGCAG TCGTCTTGGTGCGTGTTTCGTCTGCTAGAAAAGAGAAGAATGGTGACGTGAGCTACACAGTAAAAGTAGCAGCCATGTGTAGTTCAGCCCAAGGTGTATCCATTCCTGTGGATGCTACCAAGACATCATTGCTGGTGGTGGAATCTACACAGGGTCGGCTTCAGTGTCCTCAGTTTGTGAAAGGCAAGACTTATGGAGTCGCAGTCAATGTAGTGTCCTCGTCGGCTGATCTGCTTGAGCTGAGAGTAAATAAAAGTTTCTACGTGGAAGAGGCAACAGTTTGTCCTAGCTAG